One part of the Oncorhynchus kisutch isolate 150728-3 linkage group LG22, Okis_V2, whole genome shotgun sequence genome encodes these proteins:
- the LOC109867349 gene encoding lamina-associated polypeptide 2, with translation MAEFLEDPSVLTKDKLKSELTANHVPLPSSEQKKDVYVQLYLKNLTVQNKKCPPSVDTFSSDEELPAPVVSNKSRSGRKATRKTDKPRSEEVEVTDLTDASLKDELLKHGVNTGPIVGSTRKLYEKKLQKLLDTPAAETTPSPPETATVNAAAKADGNQNGNTYSGQYSDKEEDEIGTATEPEPVPVVEKPVWSRGKTPVTVRNSSRRSSKLQVVEVSLATGDQTPKKTRENVEEILANEIFSPTGISASCRRPIRGAAGRPVKPSNYWLNESLLERSIYTESYSGCSSLGSNVPARPGFLSVLLKLMVLVTVAGSIYFAIQHLDADQVQSFKGMLTDAKGLLNSAKGHLCSTVDKVVDAVLDNVIVPLGIGGGSSQGAEAESGGR, from the exons ATGGCGGAATTCCTCGAAGATCCGTCTGTTCTCACTAAGGATAAGCTCAAAAGTGAGCTCACGGCCAACCATGTCCCACTTCCCAGCTCCGAACAGAAGAAAGACGTCTACGTTCAGTTGTACCTGAAAAATCTGACCGTTCAGAACAAGAAATGTCCACCATCTGTAGACACGTTCTCCAGTGATGAAGAATTGCCTGCCCCTGTAGTCTCCAACAAGAGCCGATCTGGAAGA AAAGCTACCCGAAAGACAGACAAGCCTCGCTCAGAAGAAGTGGAAGTCACAGACCTCACCGATGCAAGTTTAAAAGATGAGCTGTTGAAGCATGGAGTCAACACTGGGCCCATAGTTG GCTCCACCAGGAAGCTTTATGAGAAAAAGCTTCAGAAGCTACTGGATACACCTGCAGCTGAGACTACGCCCAGCCCACCTGAAACTGCCACAGTTAACGCTGCAGCCAAGGCGGATGGCAACCAGAACGGCAACACATACTCTGGCCAGTACAGTGACAAGGAGGAAG ATGAGATAGGTACCGCTACGGAACCAGAGCCTGTTCCTGTTGTGGAGAAGCCTGTGTGGAGCAGGGGGAAGACTCCTGTCACTGTTAGGAACAGCAGCAGACGGAGCAGCAAG CTACAGGTGGTGGAGGTGAGCCTAGCAACGGGCGACCAGACCCCTAAGAAGACGAGGGAGAATGTTGAAGAGATTCTCGCTAATGAGATCTTTTCACCCACAGGCATCAG cgcCAGCTGCAGGCGACCTATTCGCGGCGCGGCGGGCCGACCGGTCAAACCCAGCAACTACTGGCTGAACGAGTCTCTCTTGGAGCGCTCCATCTATACAGAGTCTTATTCTGGATGCAGCTCCTTGGGCTCCAACGTGCCGGCCAGGCCCGGCTTCCTCTCTGTACTATTAAAGCTCATGGTACTCGTCACTGTAGCTGGGTCCATCTACTTCGCCATTCAGCACCTCGATGCAGATCAGGTTCAGTCCTTCAAGGGAATGCTAACCGACGCCAAGGGTCTCCTAAACAGCGCTAAGGGTCACCTGTGTAGCACGGTTGATAAGGTGGTGGATGCCGTGTTGGATAATGTGATTGTGCCGCTGGGTATCGGGGGAGGAAGCAGCCAAGGTGCAGAAGCAGAGAGTGGCGGCCGGTAA
- the LOC109867596 gene encoding phosphate carrier protein, mitochondrial isoform X1 yields MYPNALLTQVARSNPFSAPGFTLQKVEEPSQSLTADHGPRKRTLAAAAVADSDVSCEFGSKKYYALCGFGGILSCGITHTAVVPLDLVKCRLQVDPDKYKSIFKGFSITIKEDGMRGLAKGWAPTFIGYSMQGLCKFGFYEVFKITYSDMIGEENTYLWRTSLYLAASASAEFFADIALAPMEACKVRIQTQPGYANTLRQCAPKMFAEEGVWAFYKGVVPLWMRQIPYTMMKFACFERTVELLYKHVVPKPRAECSKGEQLVVTFVAGYIAGVFCAIVSHPADSVVSVLNKESGSTAIGVLKKLGPKGVWKGLVARIIMIGTLTALQWFIYDSVKVYFCLPRPPPPEMPESLKKKLGITE; encoded by the exons ATGTACCCCAACGCGTTATTGACACAGGTGGCGCGATCGAACCCGTTCAGCGCTCCCGGTTTCACTCTCCAGAAAGTCGAGGAGCCATCACAAAGTCTTACTGCCGATCATGGACCAAGAAAACGCACATTGGCTGCGGCTGCAGTGGCCG ATTCTGACGTTAGCTGTGAGTTTGGCTCTAAGAAATACTATGCCTTGTGCGGCTTCGGCGGCATCCTCAGCTGCGGGATCACACACACGGCGGTCGTTCCCCTTGACCTGGTCAAGTGCCGTCTGCAG GTGGACCCAGACAAGTACAAGAGCATCTTCAAGGGTTTCTCCATCACCATTAAAGAGGATGGCATGAGAGGGCTGGCAAAGGGCTGGGCTCCCACCTTCATCGGTTACTCCATGCAGGGTCTCTGCAAGTTTGGCTTCTATGAGGTGTTCAAGATCACCTACAGCGACATGATCGGAGAG GAAAACACCTACCTTTGGAGGACCTCTCTCTACCTGGCTGCGTCTGCCAGTGCAGAGTTCTTCGCTGACATCGCCCTGGCCCCAATGGAGGCGTGTAAAGTGCGTATTCAGACCCAGCCCGGCTACGCTAACACCCTCAGACAGTGTGCCCCTAAGATGTTCGCCGAGGAGGGAGTCTGGGC TTTCTACAAGGGTGTAGTCCCACTGTGGATGAGGCAGATCCCCTACACCATGATGAAGTTTGCCTGCTTTGAGAGGACCGTAGAGCTGCTGTACAAACATGTGGTGCCTAAACCCCGTGCTGAGTGCTCCAAGGGTGAACAGCTGGTCGTCACCTTCGTGGCCGGATACATTG CTGGTGTGTTCTGTGCCATCGTCTCCCACCCTGCTGACTCCGTGGTGTCTGTGCTGAACAAGGAGAGTGGCAGCACCGCCATCGGAGTGCTCAAGAAGCTCGGGCCCAAGG GTGTGTGGAAGGGTCTGGTGGCTCGTATCATCATGATCGGTACCTTGACCGCCCTGCAGTGGTTCATCTACGACTCTGTCAAGGTCTACTTCTGCCTGCCCCGTCCCCCTCCCCCAGAGATGCCCGAGTCCCTCAAGAAGAAGCTGGGGATTACAGAGTAA
- the LOC109867596 gene encoding phosphate carrier protein, mitochondrial isoform X2 — MYPNALLTQVARSNPFSAPGFTLQKVEEPSQSLTADHGPRKRTLAAAAVAEGDSCEFGSSHYFIMCGIGGILSCGTTHTAVVPLDLVKCRLQVDPDKYKSIFKGFSITIKEDGMRGLAKGWAPTFIGYSMQGLCKFGFYEVFKITYSDMIGEENTYLWRTSLYLAASASAEFFADIALAPMEACKVRIQTQPGYANTLRQCAPKMFAEEGVWAFYKGVVPLWMRQIPYTMMKFACFERTVELLYKHVVPKPRAECSKGEQLVVTFVAGYIAGVFCAIVSHPADSVVSVLNKESGSTAIGVLKKLGPKGVWKGLVARIIMIGTLTALQWFIYDSVKVYFCLPRPPPPEMPESLKKKLGITE, encoded by the exons ATGTACCCCAACGCGTTATTGACACAGGTGGCGCGATCGAACCCGTTCAGCGCTCCCGGTTTCACTCTCCAGAAAGTCGAGGAGCCATCACAAAGTCTTACTGCCGATCATGGACCAAGAAAACGCACATTGGCTGCGGCTGCAGTGGCCG AGGGAGACAGTTGTGAGTTTGGCTCATCGCATTATTTCATCATGTGTGGCATCGGTGGAATCCTGAGCTGtggtaccacacacacagcagtggtgCCCCTTGACCTGGTCAAGTGCAGGTTGCAG GTGGACCCAGACAAGTACAAGAGCATCTTCAAGGGTTTCTCCATCACCATTAAAGAGGATGGCATGAGAGGGCTGGCAAAGGGCTGGGCTCCCACCTTCATCGGTTACTCCATGCAGGGTCTCTGCAAGTTTGGCTTCTATGAGGTGTTCAAGATCACCTACAGCGACATGATCGGAGAG GAAAACACCTACCTTTGGAGGACCTCTCTCTACCTGGCTGCGTCTGCCAGTGCAGAGTTCTTCGCTGACATCGCCCTGGCCCCAATGGAGGCGTGTAAAGTGCGTATTCAGACCCAGCCCGGCTACGCTAACACCCTCAGACAGTGTGCCCCTAAGATGTTCGCCGAGGAGGGAGTCTGGGC TTTCTACAAGGGTGTAGTCCCACTGTGGATGAGGCAGATCCCCTACACCATGATGAAGTTTGCCTGCTTTGAGAGGACCGTAGAGCTGCTGTACAAACATGTGGTGCCTAAACCCCGTGCTGAGTGCTCCAAGGGTGAACAGCTGGTCGTCACCTTCGTGGCCGGATACATTG CTGGTGTGTTCTGTGCCATCGTCTCCCACCCTGCTGACTCCGTGGTGTCTGTGCTGAACAAGGAGAGTGGCAGCACCGCCATCGGAGTGCTCAAGAAGCTCGGGCCCAAGG GTGTGTGGAAGGGTCTGGTGGCTCGTATCATCATGATCGGTACCTTGACCGCCCTGCAGTGGTTCATCTACGACTCTGTCAAGGTCTACTTCTGCCTGCCCCGTCCCCCTCCCCCAGAGATGCCCGAGTCCCTCAAGAAGAAGCTGGGGATTACAGAGTAA